GTCCGACTGACTAAACAACTGTCTAGTTACAGATGTATTTGTCCTCATCGGCACAAGCCTAACAATCAGAGCTTCCATTGATATTTTGGCACAAGATCGTCCGATTTCtacccctctgtcctccctcagtGTGATAGAAGAGAACCTACTAAAGAAACACTGTCTTTTCATTAATTAAACTCCAATTAAATACTGTAATGGAAGCTCTACGTCTCTGGTTTTCAGTGTGTGACTAACAAGCAGAAGTAGTGCCTGTAGTGTTGTCACAttaccttttttgttttcaaccggtttgtctctttttttttctttttggcatgGGTGCACTTCAGCATAGCACTTGCTTGTCGAGACAAGATCCACACAATCGAGAAGTTGTCATTTCAATTTAAGCCTATTGGAATTCAAGTGCACACATTCTTGTGGTATTTTGGGTGGAGCGAGCGTGGAGCGCTTTTCTACGATTTGAAGGTGAAATCAAAGCAGTTGGCCTTGAGAAGCATGTCATGTattagtgttttctttctcccctgTTTTATGTTTACGTGTGGGTTGGTGTGTCTGCACTGTGAATGTAGGTGTTTGGGATTTTAGCAGCATGCTACACTTCTGTTTCTGCATCAAATATAGGATTTAGATATTTCTGTATATGACTGTGAGAAAGTGGTGAGCACATTCAGTTCTACTGAAAGCCTTAAAGCAGCACGCTGATACATGTGCCGATAAATAGTGGAGGTGTTCAAACAGTTTCTCAATTTGTTTtccatattatattatattatatattcaataTGCTAatataaaaagcacaataaagaTATAGAAATATATTGTGATAGAGGATCACCCACTCTTAATATAAAGACTATATGATATACCAACCTACTTGACGGTGTTGTTTTGCAAATGAAGCTTCTCTTGAAGGGTGAATAGCACCCATTGATTCTTGAAATGATGAGTAATGTGATGCGTAAGAGCTATAATTGTTAAAAGTCTTATTCTTGTTtagaaatcccatgaaaagatcaaaactaATGATGTGTTCGTtcgtctgtggctctcagctcacagcccattggttccgACTGAAGACATCTGAAAAAAACAGCctacaaatatatagtttcattaaaaaaagtaatttcctaaaacagctgctcactgtaacAGGatgtcactcaaacaggaggaaatagtgcatttgttggggactactttcagtggcggatgaatccacatttggtgctctagtgagtatttggggcagcaggagggtgtgtgtgggactgagtcaagataaactacagtgtgtgtgtgtgttcatggtgatgaaggaaacaacagtgaggctcactgatgaggttttaatagttttaacaACAATGGAGCGCTATGCCTCAGAGGATACGCACACAACACTTGTTAGCAGAATCAGttgttggtcttttcatgggatttgttgacagagTTATCCAAGCCTCGTAGGTGAgtatatttttggaaatatgaCAGCAAATCTGGAATGTATTTAGTAAAACATCCATATATGGTGATGCAGAAGTTGCCAGTTTGTATCCCCTTGTTCTATGGAAAGCATGACATCCATGGATTTGAGTAAATTTGGTTAAATTTACTTGTCTCCTCGTTCCCTCTGTTATCTCGTTTTATGGTTTGTGTCGTTTTCATTCACTCATCGTTCGGACCTTTCATGTGGGATGAGTTTACTTTTGGTCTTTCTCAGTCCTCGACATTTGTGGCTTCACGTGAGATCTGATCACATCACCGTTTCTTTTCCCGCTCAGGTAAACGCAAAGCCCTGAAGCTGAACTTTGCCAACCCTCCGATCAAACCCACGACTAGATTCACACTGAACACGGCGGGGCCGCCCTTTCAAAACCCGCACATGTGAGTAAACCTCCATctgtttgggggaaaaaatgaataaatccagGGTTACTGTttctcttaacacacacacactctggtttgtggcagagagaggctgagaacACACAGCATCGAGTCGTCAGGAAAGTTGAAGATCTCCGCGGAGCAGCACTGGGACTTCACGGCCGAGGATCTCAAAGATTTGGGCGAGATCGGCCGCGGGGCTTACGGCTCCGTCAATAAGATGGTGCACAAGCCGAGTAACCAGATCATGGCGGTCAAGGTGATTCACCTTGGACGTGTGGATGTCCGGAGGCAGGTTAAAGACTTCACGTGGACTCCCATGTCTGTgattatactgtgtgttgtgtttgtttcacagaGAATTCGGTCAACGGTTGATGAGAAGGAGCAGAAGCAGCTGCTGATGGACTTGGACGTGGTCGTGAGAAGTAGTGATTGTCCTTACATCGTGCAGTTTTATGGTGCTCTGTTCAGAGAGGTGAAACAAACTCAGCTTCTCCTTAATAAAGCCATATATTTTACTTCACTCAGGATTATTTCTCAGACTCATGACTGGATCTCTTGTGTTTCAGGGTGACTGTTGGATTTGTATGGAACTTATGGCTACCTCGTTAGACAAATTTTACAAATTTGTATATTGCTCATTAGACGACGTGATTCCAGAGGAAATATTAGGAAAAATAACATTAGCTGTAAGTTTTTGCGACCGTCATGTCCCacttttcaaaaataaagaagCCCAATCTTTGACTCCTGCTGCTAAACCCTTTCTGTGTTTCACAGACTGTGAAGGCACTTAACCacttaaaagaaaacttgaaaatAATACACAGAGGTAAGACGATAGCAGACGCTCTCTGAGTCTTATTCTGCACCTGCAGGTGTCTTTTCatctcctgtctctcttcacttCCCCTCAGACATTAAGCCGTCAAACATCCTCCTGGACAGGAACGGCAACATAAAGCTGTGTGACTTTGGCATCAGTGGTCAGCTGGTGGACTCGATCGCCAAAACCAGAGATGCAGGCTGCAGACCCTACATGGCAGTAAGTAGCGCTGAGCTTGTGAACGCTCACAGCAGGTAGAGATGAGAGCTGGGATGCTGAAAGATCGTAACATTTTGTGCTCTGTTCTCACACTTCTTGGCTAGTTGACCAGCAGGACAAAAAACACCTTAAATAGTGGATCTGAAAGGATATGAATCAGAGCAGGTGTCTGACTCGTCTGCTGACACAAGACCGTGTGTGTATAAGACCATCCCTGATGAATCAGTATAGCTGGTTGAAATGGTGCTGACGAACAACACTGAATGATCAAACCTTGACGCAGAGTTGTGTTAACCTGTTTACCTTAAAAGGTCCAGTAGTGTAATGCACCAATACGTTTTTTAGCTTCACAGTTAAACTGTCCTCTGAGGTCAGTCGCTGGTAAtactctctcctctgtctgttcgCTTTGAAAATGCAGAAAGAGTCTTGAAATGCCAGCAGCAGTTTTTGATGTTTGAGCCAGAAAGTGAGTTTTGAACGACCTGCAGATGCTGGACGGTGTGTGGAGCAGGAATATCTTTATTCCATTAACTGACCTGGTGTGTTTGCAAAAGGAAACTGTTCTCATGACAGTGATGGTTTGAGTGTAAATGACGtgatttcatttacatttagtcATTGATTTGAAGGAGGACTCCAgcgttatatatatatatatatatatatgagagtTTTGGGGCTGGTGAACGGCAGCTCAGTGATCTGTATTGTTGTAgtaaaataatgattattagCTGCTTGTTAATGAGACCATGTTTTTGCTGagcagccactgtgtgtgttgtgtattcgTGCTCACACAACATAACTGAAGAGCAGCAAATCTTTGGCAGTTCAAAGAGGTGATCTCACCGCGGCGGCGTCATCATCACTCCAGGTTATTTTCTGTTGTGGGGTTACGTCAGCTGGGggcacctcctcctctcagccccTCTGGTCTCTCCACAGCAGTTTCCATTCTAAATTTGGTGAGGCACTATCACGACCCAGCGGCAcacctccaccacacacacacacacacacacacacacacacacactctgccctcTGAAAGGCCTAGGAGCTTCATTCATGAGGTGGTTTGAACCAAGTCACCCAGGAGCTTCCCACGACTCTGAGCTCAGACGGCAGGAATCTCAGCTCCAGTTTCTTGTTTCCAGCTGGCAGACTCTCCAGGTGTTTGATCACTGCGCTGCTGcttacagcagctttaatgaCGTAGAAAAACTGACCTCAGTACAGCTGGGGAGCCTGACTTATTGTTTGGATATGTGGTTACAATAGAGTAAAGACGACATGCTCTTTACCTCAGGCAACATCCAGGTGTCGGTGTGTGTGGAATTTAGATTTTACAGAAGCAGCAGCTCTTATTCACAACTTTTTATGATCGTGGTGACAAAAGCTGCTGCACTCGATATTCGTACACATCTGTTTTACAGCTGGTTACACACAGTTTTCTATACTTCACTTCTTCAAAGCTCTTCACACAGTTGTGTTCGACAGCATTTGTCTCCCAGCAAGAACAACGTTGTCACTCAGAACACGGTGGCACCTCTTTACTGCGTGGGTCACAGTGTTTGTTACAGAAATGAGTGCTGCAATATGCTTCAGTAATGCTAAACGAAACGAACtacacatacatgtactgtacataggATAGCTACTCTTCTTCACCTTCTGTCCTCACCTGCACCAATCACACGAGGCGCtcagtgttgtatttttactttcCCATTATTTTAGATGTAGATGCAGCAGAATGAAGCAAATATATTgattatgttgttttgattgTGGGAAGACATTTGTCAGTACAAAGAACTGATGCTGTTTAGGGTTtaaactaatgattattttcattattttgattaaacgattaatcatttagtctataaaatgagGACAAATGCCCAGCGCCCTAAGCGTCCCCTTCTAGTTGCTTATTTACTtttaacaacaattaaaaaaccTGAAGAGATCAGTTGATAATGATGAAAATCCAGcttgcaaatgtttgacatttttattcaatAGATTACTTTACAATTAAGtgattataaaaatagttgtCTAATCGTTTCCCCGCTCATGCTGTTTATATGTTAAGCCATTGATCTGATTGTAGAGACTAAACACTTGCAGTCCTGGCAGATGTGAGTTTGCTCTCTGCAGCAGTCGGCTGCAGTTCCATAAAGACATCAGTGCTGCAGCACAGACTGACCCACTCTGCCGGTGACATCAGCATCTAAATCAGGCCTGTAAATGGGCCAGCGAGGAGCTTCCTTCTCTCTGCACGGCAGCAGGAGGTTTCTGCAGCCTTCGACACACCTCATTACCGCGTCTGCTCTGTGGCCTGTGATGAACCTGAGGGGAGGTTGTGATTGACAGAGTTGGCGGTGGTGGTTTTGTAAGGCATGCAGAACAATGCCGCAGTCCTGAGAGGCAGGAATGAGGGAACGTGCTCCTCGCGTCTGAGCAGCTGATGGCATCTTGTTGTGTAGGTGAAAACATGCCCAGAGGGGACGAGCTGGTTGGGTATTCTCAGGAGTGAGTTTGTGTAGCGGTGGATTTTGCCTGAACACCTGTTTCTTTCTTATAATGTACTCTgaaactctcacacacactttttacatCATAAACATCTCACTCATGGTAAGTTGTTTACATCCTTTGTACTTTCCAGGTGTATGGGTTTCCTAGCTTTGaggctttctttctcttcatgcTGAGAAAAGATTTGAAGCCTCGGGGCTTTAAATCAAAGGCGCCCAGTGACATCTGGTGCTGTGCAAAACTTAGAGCAGGTCTACAAGACTGCGCCCAAAGCCCTGCAACACCTCTCTGAAGGTTCAGTCTCATACGCAATAAAAGTGCAGGAAGCTTTAATTATTAAATCTATAATACTCTTGTTTAGAAGTGCTgcagtaaatacacacattattgtGCAATATACAGTTGTTAGTAAATGCATTGTCCAAGAagcctgtttttattcatattaatGTACTTTCTTTGTGTGGCGTTGTCACTGTGTAACTTCAAGGTCAatatttatgtgacattttcagtCACAATATAATGTGATTGGAGATAGATATATATTAGAATATAACTTTTATTACTTGGCATCAGTGGGAAATCTTCCCACGTAGTACTAATGATTACATCTTTTTACTCtacatttccatattttttgTCATCAGCTTCGTCACAACGTACTTAAATAGACTCACAGGAGTGAAACAAGCTTTGGATCTTCTGCCGAGTTAATAAGTAACCGAGTTACTTCAGTAATAATGAGCCAAAACGTGTTTAAAGTCTCTTTTTGCCACAAGAACTCATCTGTGGTCATATTTCCTTCCTGCTCAAACTGTATTCTGGTCACTAAAAAGCACACGTGGTTTTTCAGGATACGTGaaacactttgattttttttagctgtttattattgtttctaAACCCAAACTTtaatctgtttcctgtttaattTTCAGCCAGAGCGAATAGACCCCAGTGCGTCCAGGCAAGGCTACGATGTCCGCTCAGACGTCTGGAGTTTGGGAATCACACTGGTGAGTCTTAATATTCATAGATCCTCATATAAGATCAGATCCTAATATAAAGTATTAATATATGAATAAACACAGCTGGACGTCACATACTATGAAAGTGTTGGCAGAGGTGGTCCTGACGTATCTTGATCAACTTAGTTAGtagattcatttaaaatgtattcattaatgGATGAATAATTTATGGAATTAACTGTGAGAAATAGCACCTCTGCTCTTTTTGCCAGAAGCTTAATGGTTTTCTTAATGAAAGTGTGTTAATGTTTAATGATGTTAGTGGAGGTGGTCTTTATTTCAGGCTCTAATGTTATTTCACACCTGATTTGTCCTGATCATGTTTTATGTACATCATGTGTTTCAGTATGAGCTGGCCACGGGGCGGTTTCCCTACCCAAAGTGGAACAGTGTGTTTGACCAGCTGACCCAGGTGGTGAGGGGAGACCCGCCACAACTCA
The sequence above is a segment of the Enoplosus armatus isolate fEnoArm2 chromosome 17, fEnoArm2.hap1, whole genome shotgun sequence genome. Coding sequences within it:
- the map2k4a gene encoding dual specificity mitogen-activated protein kinase kinase 4a isoform X2, yielding MEFKHTTMATPSPNNSTTPSSHNSSNNAGSAANHHHQSQSQHITTMSSMQESNTCWRCQSETGKRKALKLNFANPPIKPTTRFTLNTAGPPFQNPHIERLRTHSIESSGKLKISAEQHWDFTAEDLKDLGEIGRGAYGSVNKMVHKPSNQIMAVKRIRSTVDEKEQKQLLMDLDVVVRSSDCPYIVQFYGALFREGDCWICMELMATSLDKFYKFVYCSLDDVIPEEILGKITLATVKALNHLKENLKIIHRDIKPSNILLDRNGNIKLCDFGISGQLVDSIAKTRDAGCRPYMAPERIDPSASRQGYDVRSDVWSLGITLYELATGRFPYPKWNSVFDQLTQVVRGDPPQLSNSEERRFSPKFISFVNVCLTKDESKRPKYKELLKDPFIQMYEERSVDVAGYVCRLLDQMPASPSSPMYMD
- the map2k4a gene encoding dual specificity mitogen-activated protein kinase kinase 4a isoform X3; amino-acid sequence: MEFKHTTMATPSPNNSTTPSSHNSSNNAGSAANHHHQSQSQHITTMSSMQGFQINLSGAPPSKRKALKLNFANPPIKPTTRFTLNTAGPPFQNPHIERLRTHSIESSGKLKISAEQHWDFTAEDLKDLGEIGRGAYGSVNKMVHKPSNQIMAVKRIRSTVDEKEQKQLLMDLDVVVRSSDCPYIVQFYGALFREGDCWICMELMATSLDKFYKFVYCSLDDVIPEEILGKITLATVKALNHLKENLKIIHRDIKPSNILLDRNGNIKLCDFGISGQLVDSIAKTRDAGCRPYMAPERIDPSASRQGYDVRSDVWSLGITLYELATGRFPYPKWNSVFDQLTQVVRGDPPQLSNSEERRFSPKFISFVNVCLTKDESKRPKYKELLKDPFIQMYEERSVDVAGYVCRLLDQMPASPSSPMYMD
- the map2k4a gene encoding dual specificity mitogen-activated protein kinase kinase 4a isoform X1, whose product is MEFKHTTMATPSPNNSTTPSSHNSSNNAGSAANHHHQSQSQHITTMSSMQESNTCWRCQSETGFQINLSGAPPSKRKALKLNFANPPIKPTTRFTLNTAGPPFQNPHIERLRTHSIESSGKLKISAEQHWDFTAEDLKDLGEIGRGAYGSVNKMVHKPSNQIMAVKRIRSTVDEKEQKQLLMDLDVVVRSSDCPYIVQFYGALFREGDCWICMELMATSLDKFYKFVYCSLDDVIPEEILGKITLATVKALNHLKENLKIIHRDIKPSNILLDRNGNIKLCDFGISGQLVDSIAKTRDAGCRPYMAPERIDPSASRQGYDVRSDVWSLGITLYELATGRFPYPKWNSVFDQLTQVVRGDPPQLSNSEERRFSPKFISFVNVCLTKDESKRPKYKELLKDPFIQMYEERSVDVAGYVCRLLDQMPASPSSPMYMD
- the map2k4a gene encoding dual specificity mitogen-activated protein kinase kinase 4a isoform X4, yielding MEFKHTTMATPSPNNSTTPSSHNSSNNAGSAANHHHQSQSQHITTMSSMQGKRKALKLNFANPPIKPTTRFTLNTAGPPFQNPHIERLRTHSIESSGKLKISAEQHWDFTAEDLKDLGEIGRGAYGSVNKMVHKPSNQIMAVKRIRSTVDEKEQKQLLMDLDVVVRSSDCPYIVQFYGALFREGDCWICMELMATSLDKFYKFVYCSLDDVIPEEILGKITLATVKALNHLKENLKIIHRDIKPSNILLDRNGNIKLCDFGISGQLVDSIAKTRDAGCRPYMAPERIDPSASRQGYDVRSDVWSLGITLYELATGRFPYPKWNSVFDQLTQVVRGDPPQLSNSEERRFSPKFISFVNVCLTKDESKRPKYKELLKDPFIQMYEERSVDVAGYVCRLLDQMPASPSSPMYMD